From Spiroplasma eriocheiris, the proteins below share one genomic window:
- a CDS encoding deoxyribonuclease IV has protein sequence MKDYNLIIGSHVSMNKQDNYLLGALNESLNNGANALMIYTGPPQNTIRVDVKNFFISEFHQQLAANNLSIDNVIIHAPYIINLANSFKKETFEIAVEFLKKEIARADEIGIKTIVLHPGSAVGAEEQVGLDRIVEGLNLVLTAEQKALVALETMAGKGSELGVNFTQLKYIIDNVKLKDKLGVCWDTCHLHDSGYQLGEHLDSIIEEFDQMIGLDRLLCLHINDSKNPLNAHKDRHENIGYGYLGFDNLLKIIYHPRLNNMVKILETPYVKDQDGKMHSPYQEEITMIKTKKFTDPFQKYGKTPIEKR, from the coding sequence ATGAAAGATTATAATTTAATTATTGGTAGTCATGTTAGTATGAATAAACAAGATAATTATTTATTAGGAGCTTTAAATGAATCTCTTAATAATGGGGCAAATGCCTTAATGATTTATACGGGTCCTCCACAAAACACGATCCGGGTTGATGTTAAAAATTTTTTTATCTCTGAATTTCATCAACAATTAGCAGCTAATAATTTAAGTATTGATAATGTTATTATTCATGCCCCCTATATTATTAATTTGGCAAATAGTTTTAAAAAAGAAACTTTTGAGATTGCGGTCGAATTTTTAAAAAAAGAAATCGCCCGCGCGGATGAAATTGGAATTAAAACAATAGTTTTACATCCTGGTAGTGCAGTGGGCGCCGAAGAGCAGGTTGGGTTAGACCGGATTGTTGAAGGTTTAAATTTAGTCCTAACCGCTGAACAAAAAGCACTTGTTGCTTTAGAAACTATGGCGGGTAAGGGGAGCGAATTAGGGGTTAATTTTACCCAATTAAAATATATTATTGATAATGTTAAGTTAAAAGATAAATTAGGGGTGTGTTGGGATACTTGTCATTTACATGATAGTGGTTACCAGTTAGGAGAGCATTTAGATAGCATCATTGAGGAATTTGACCAGATGATTGGTCTTGATCGTTTATTATGTTTACATATTAACGATAGTAAAAACCCCTTAAATGCTCATAAAGATCGCCATGAAAATATTGGTTATGGTTATTTAGGGTTTGATAATTTACTTAAAATTATTTATCATCCCCGCCTAAATAATATGGTTAAAATTTTAGAAACACCCTATGTTAAAGACCAGGATGGCAAAATGCATTCCCCATACCAAGAAGAAATTACGATGATTAAAACTAAAAAATTTACTGATCCCTTTCAAAAATATGGGAAAACACCAATAGAAAAGAGATAA